In a single window of the Montipora capricornis isolate CH-2021 chromosome 11, ASM3666992v2, whole genome shotgun sequence genome:
- the LOC138024369 gene encoding tetratricopeptide repeat protein 28-like yields the protein MADKKMNVFEEHIQELSVARKEGNRKGEGIAYFNLGKYYYGFAYFEQAKRDYREALRIFKEIGLIAGEVKACGNLGIAYYSLGNFKKARKYLKQHLSIAKKVGDRDQEGSANGILGCTYESEGNFKRAIEYHEKGLSIAKEVGDRTGEGLANRILGNAYGSLGNFKRAIEYHEQHLSIAKEVGDRAGEGSANGNLGNAYHSLGNFKRAIQYHEQHLSIAKEVGDRAGEGSANGNFGNAYHSLGNIKRAIEYHEQHLRIAKEVEDRAGEGNANGNLGNAYLSLGNFKRAIEYYEQHLSVAMEVGNRAGEGKASGNLGNAYLRLGSFKRAKEYHKRHLSIAKEVGDKAGEGKANGNLGNAYLSLGNFKRAIEYFEQHLSIAMEVGDKAAEGGAKGNLGNAYFRLGSFKLAIEYYEQFLSIAIEVGDRAGEGKANGNLGNAYHSLCNFKRAIEYDEQHLSIAMEVGDRAGEGNANGNLGNAYFSMGNFKRAIEYYEQHLRVAMEVGDRAGEGGANGNLGNAYFRLGSFKRAIEYHEQRLSIAKEVGDRAGEGTANGNLGNAYHSLGNFKRAIEYHEQHLSIAMEVGDRAGEGNANGNLGYAYLSLGNVKRAIEYCEQRLSIAKEVGNRAGEGRANGYLGNAYLSLGNFKRALEYHEQHLSIAKDIGDRHLEGLAIGNLAIAYDRMGELENALLLFEHYLTICKETEDPVGQGIGCYWLGHVHEYLGSLCKALNFYRLSIKHLDETRRVLQSEDAWKISFRDTKQFAYTALWRALLKNGKVDEALFAAEQGRAQALTDILKTKFGVDEEPSRAVATKETTSAVIKYLPLQTVFIALAGNTISFWHLRRGSGINYREKEIENGSADSLIKTTLEQIGAGAVVQCENRSVQRHRSDFSCSGEAVEESFQSLSVSDNPLQSLYDFLISPVADLLQGDDLIFVPDGPFCLAPYSALSDFVRIRTFPSLTALKVISSALDDFNSKSGALLVGDPCLKEITWGTGEPMFKQLPCAKKEVEMIGELLQTAPLTGKNATKAEVLKKLNSVALIHIAAHGDEYFGEIVLTPNPDRTSQIPKEEDYMLTMSDVQAVRLQAKLVVLSCCHSGRGEVKSEGVVGIARAFLYAGARSVLVSLWAIDDEATMLFMKCFYRHLADNKRASLALHHAMKSLRETERYSAIKFWAPFVLIGDDVSFEFGPQELEKNETSSES from the exons ATGGCAGACAAAAAGATGAACGTTTTCGAGGAGCATATACAAGAGCTTAGCGTTGCCAGAAAAGAGGGAAACAGAAAAGGGGAGGGTATTGCATATTTCAATCTGGGCAAATATTATTATGGCTTCGCTTATTTTGAACAGGCTAAGAGGGATTACAGGGAAGCATTAAGGATTTTTAAGGAAATAGGTCTCATTGCTGGAGAGGTAAAAGCCTgtggcaatctcggcatcgcttattacagtctgggcaattttaaaaaggccagAAAGTACCTCAagcaacatcttagcattgcaaaaaaaGTAGGGGATCGGGACCAGGAGGGCAGTGCAAATGGAATTCTCGGCTGTACTTATGAAAGTgagggcaattttaagcgagccatagagtatcacgaaaaaggtcttagcattgcaaaagaagtaggggataggacCGGGGAAGGCTTGGCCAATCGTAtcctcggcaacgcttatggcAGTCTGGgtaattttaagcgagccatagagtatcatgaacaacatcttagcattgcaaaagaagtaggggatagggccggcgAGGGCAGTGCCAATGGTAATCTTGGCAACGcctatcacagtctgggcaattttaagcgagccatacagtatcatgaacaacatcttagcattgcaaaggaagtaggggatagggccggcgAGGGCAGTGCCAATGGTAATTTTGGCAACGcctatcacagtctgggcaatattaagcgagccatagagtatcatgaacaacatcttagAATTGCAAAGGAAGTAGaagatagggccggggagggcaatgccaatggtaatctcggcaacgcttatctcagtctgggcaatttcaagcgagccatagagtattacgaacaacatcttagcgttgcaatggaagtagggaatagggctggggagggcaAGGCCagtggtaatctcggcaacgcttatctcagGTTGGGCAGTTTTAAGCGAGCCAAAGAGTATCACAAAcgacatcttagcattgcaaaggaAGTAGGAGATAAAGCCGGGGAGGgcaaggccaatggtaatctcggcaacgcttatctcagtctgggcaattttaagcgagccatagagtatttcgaacaacatcttagcattgcaatggaagtagGGGACAAGGCCGCGGAGGGAGGAGCCAaaggtaatctcggcaacgcttatttcAGGCTGGGCAGTTTTAAGCTAGCCATAGAATATTacgaacaatttcttagcattgcaatagaagtaggggatagggccggggagggcaaggccaatggtaatctcggcaacgcttatcacagtctgtgcaattttaagcgagccatagagtatgacgaacaacatcttagcattgcaatggaagtaggggatagggccggagaGGGCaatgccaatggtaatctcggcaatgcttatttCAGtatgggcaattttaagcgagccatagagtattacgaacaacatcttagggttgcaatggaagtaggggatagggccggggagggaggagccaatggtaatctcggcaacgcttatttcAGGCTTGGCAGTTTTAAGCGAGcgatagagtatcacgaacaacgtcttagcattgcaaaggaagtaggggatagggccggggagggcactgccaatggtaatctcggcaacgcttatcacagtctgggcaattttaagcgagccatagagtatcacgaacaacatcttagcattgcaatggaagtaggggatagggcggGGGAGGGCaatgccaatggtaatctcggatacgcttatctcagtctgggcaatgttaagcgagccatagagtattgcGAACAacgtcttagcattgcaaaagaagtagggaatagggccggggagggaagggCCAATGGttatctcggcaacgcttatctcagtctgggcaattttaagcgagccttagagtatcacgaacaacatctcaGCATTGCAAAAGACATAGGGGATAGGCACCTGGAGGGATTGGCCATTGGCAATCTCGCCATCGCTTATGACAGAATGGGTGAGCTTGAAAATGCTCTTCTCCTTTTCGAACATTATCTTACTATTTGCAAGGAAACGGAGGATCCAGTAGGACAGGGAATCGGTTGCTATTGGCTTGGTCATGTTCATGAATATTTAGGCTCGTTGTGCAAAGCCCTTAATTTTTATCGTCTAAGCATAAAACATTTGGATGAAACAAGGCGTGTTCTTCAATCAgaagatgcatggaaaataagtttTCGTGACACAAAACAGTTTGCGTACACAGCTCTGTGGAGAGCACTTTTAAAGAATGGAAAGGTTGATGAGGCTTTGTTTGCTGCTGAACAAGGACGAGCACAAGCTTTGACAGACATTTTGAAGACGAAATTTGGCGTTGATGAAGAACCTTCCCGGGCAGTTGCTACAAAGGAAACTACCTCCGCTGTAATAAAATATTTGCCTTTACAAACAGTTTTCATAGCACTTGCAGGGAACACTATCAGTTTTTGGCATCTGAGAAGAGGAAGCGGAATAAACTATAGGgaaaaggaaatcgaaaatgGAAGTGCTGACTCACTGATAAAGACTACTTTGGAACAGATTGGCGCAGGGGCTGTTGTCCAATGCGAGAATCGCTCGGTGCAAAGACATCGCAGCGACTTCTCTTGTAGTGGAGAAGCTGTTGAGGAATCCTTTCAGTCTTTGAGCGTGTCCGACAACCCCTTGCAGTCTTTGTATGATTTCTTAATCAGTCCCGTTGCAGACTTGCTCCAGGGTGATGATTTgatctttgttcctgatggaccattttgcttggctccttaTTCTGCGTTGAGTGACTTTGTCAGGATCCGTACTTTCCCCTCGCTGACCGCCTTAAAAGTGATCTCTAGTGCACTTGACGACTTCAACAGTAAGAGTGGAGCACTGCTTGTGGGCGATCCGTGCTTGAAGGAAATCACTTGGGGCACCGGTGAACCCATGTTTAAACAGTTGCCGTGCGCAAAGAAAGAGGTGGAGatgattggagaacttctgcagaccgCGCCTCTCACTGGCAAAAACGCAACGAAAGCCGAGGTGCTGAAAAAACTAAATTCCGTTgctttaatccacattgctgctCATGGAGATGAGTATTTTGGAGAAATCGTTTTGACTCCAAATCCCGACCGCACATCACAGATCCCCAaagaggaagattacatgttaacAATGAGCGATGTTCAAGCAGTTCGTCTTCAGGCAAAGCTGGTTGTActgagttgctgtcatagtggccggggagaggtaaaatctgagggtGTGGTTGGAATAGCCAGAGCTTTCCTGTatgctggtgcccggtctgttctggtgtcactctgggcaattgatgaTGAGGCGACCATGCTGTTCATGAAATGCTTCTACCGACACTTGGCAGATAACAAAAGGGCAAGTTTagctcttcaccatgctatgaaatctcttcgggagACGGAGAGGTATTCCGCCATTAAATTCTGGGCGCCGTTTGTtctaattggcgatgatgtctcGTTTGAATTTGGGCCACAAGAACtcgaaaagaatg aaacgtCGTCCGAAAGTTGA